The following coding sequences lie in one Arachis ipaensis cultivar K30076 chromosome B03, Araip1.1, whole genome shotgun sequence genomic window:
- the LOC110270317 gene encoding uncharacterized protein LOC110270317 — translation MESEQDLIVTVAVAVAVPFLPPLPPPPLQPFIFQRRRKRQKENLLLQKQILFPQCFFQVTVRLGDNADHYYVLSRFLLSRMLTVTKIPNHVAIKIALELKKLLIDNSLQDVYALFGNYFSGSIPEWIGQKKNLQFLDFSQNLFYKTIPSNLGDVVRMTRYWEKFISLSF, via the exons ATGGAGAGTGAGCAAGACCTAATCGTAACCGTCGCCGTCGCCGTCGCCGTGCCGTTTCTACCGCCACTGCCACCGCCACCGCTACAGCCATTCATCTTCCAGCGGCGAAGAAAGCGACAAAAAGAAAATCTTCTCCTCCAAAAACAAATTCTCTTCCCGCAATGCTTCTTCCAA GTGACGGTGCGGTTGGGTGATAATGCGGATCACTACTATGTTCTGTCCAGATTTTTGCTCAGTAGGATGCTAACTGTaaccaag ATTCCAAATCATGTAGCTATTAAAATTGCTCTTGAACTGAAGAAGCTGCTCATTGACAATAGCCTTCAAGATGTGTATGCATTATTCGGTAACTATTTCAGTGGGTCAATTCCAGAGTGGATAGGCCAAAAGAAAAACCTGCAGTTTCTTGATTTCTCTCAAAACTTGTTCTACAAAACCATTCCTTCAAATTTAGGTGACGTCGTTAGAATGACTAGATATTGGGAAAAATTCATTTCTCTATCTTTCTAA